The following is a genomic window from Pseudomonas sp. FP2335.
GTTGCGCATGCGCCGCGAAGACATTCCCTTGCTGGCACGGCATTTCCTCACGCGCTGTGCTCGCTCATTGCGTAAATCGGTGCAGGGGTTTGCGCCGGATGCGCTGGCGTTGCTCACGGCCTACAGCTGGCCGGGCAATGTGCGGGAGCTGGAAAACAGCATCGAGCGCGCGACCAACCTGGCCATGGGCGAGTTGATCCAGCCGATTGATTTGCCCCTGGACACCCGCCCGCGCACGCCCATGCGATTGCCCGAGCCGCCACCTGCCCAGCAACTGAGCAGCTTCGAGATGCACGCCATCGTCGCCGCGCTGCAGAGCACCGGCGGCAACATCCGCCTGGCGGCGCGGCAACTCAATGTGTCGCGGGGCGGGCTGTACAACAAGATGAGCCGGTTCGGCCTGAATGCCGCGGATTTTCGCAATCATTGAGCCTCGCACCGATCAAACTGTGTGTCAGGTGCAGATGTTTTCCGAGGTGACAATCTGCGGCGGTATGTGCACTCGATGCCGCACCGGATCGAACGCCTCGGCGGTCTGCAACTCCACCATCAATTGCACCAGCGCCGTGGCCGTCAGCTTTGGTTGCGAGTCCATCGCCACATCGATCAACCCCTGCCTCAACGCCTGGCGCGACAGCTCGGTGGACTCCTGCAAGATGCAGCACAGCGCCGGGCGCTTGGGCAGTTGCGCAAGGGCGCTGATGATGCCGTCGCCACCGCCGCCCACCACGCACAGGCCGCGCAGGTCGGTGTGGCGGGTGATCAGGTCGAGGGTGGCCTCTTCGGTGATGTCGCAGTTGTCCAGGTTGATCAGCGGCTCCAACGGCTTGAGCCCCGGCGCGTGTTCGGCAAGGTAGCTGTGCAGGCCTTCGACGCGGGCCTGGTGGCCGAGGAAACGGTGGCCGCCGAGCAAGATCCCGACGCTGCCTTTGCGGGCGCCGCAGGTGCGCGCGAGCAACCAGCCCATGGTGCGGCCGACCACGTGGTTGTCCTGGCCCACGTAGGGCTCAAGGGCTTGTTCGTGGATGTCCGATAGCAGCGCCACCACCGGCACGCCGGCGGCGCGGATCTGCGCCAACGTGGCATTGATCAGTGGATGGGCGAAGCTGACCACGGCAAGGCCGTCGCACTGCACCGCGAGTTGTTCGATCTGCGCAGCGATCACGCTCGGTGTGCGCTCGACGATGTACTCGAACTGGCAGGTCAGGTTGGCCCCGGCGTGTTGCTGCGCCGCCTCGGCAATCGACTGCGCCAGGGTGGCGTAGAACGCCTGGGCGGTGGCCAGCAGCAGGATGCCGAAACGGTAGGTCGGCCGCCGTTCGCGAATGCGCTGGCCGATCAGCCGCGCGGCGAAATAGCCTACGGCTTCGGCCGCCTGGAACACCTGCTCGGCGGTATCGGGATTGACCGGCGCACGCGCATTCAAGACCCGGTCGACGGTGGCCACGCTGAGGCCCGCCTGGGCGGCCACGGTGGCAATGGTTGGGCGTTTATGGTTGTTCATGGCAAGCCCTTGATGCGTCTTGATAGAAAACTATCAAGCCCCGCTGGGCCTGGATGATAGCTTGATAGGGAATGGATTCAAGGCCTTGAGGGCGATTTAGCGCTTCTCTATCGTGGGTTTGGCAAGGCACCTGAACCCCACGCTTGCGGAGAACAATAACAATGCCTGAACACACCGCTCACACCGCCCGGCGCGACTACAGCCTCACTGGCCCCGAAGCCGCCCGCGCCGCTGAAAAAGGCCTGGTCTCGGCCAGCTGGTATCAATCACCGATTTCCCGTAAACGCATGAAAGAACTGATGCAACGCCGCGACGGCCCGGCCTTGCGCGACACCGCCCTGTGGTTCGTCGCGCTGTTTGCCAGTGGCTTTGGCGGCTACTGGTTCTGGGGCTCCTGGGCCTGCGTGCCGTTCTTCATGGTGTATGGCGTGCTCTACGGCACGGCGTCCAACCCGCGTTGGCACGAGACCGGCCACGGCACCGCGTTCAAGACCCGCTGGATGAACGACGTGCTCTACCAGGTCGCCAGCTTCATGTGCATCTTCGAGCCCCACGTGTGGCGCTGGAGCCATGCGCGGCACCACACCGACACCATCGTCGTCGGCCGCGACCCGGAGATCGTCGAGCCGCGCCCGCCGAGCTTTCTGATGATGTGCCTGAGCCTGTTCAACCTGCCCCTGGCCTGGAAAACCTTCAGCGGCGTGGCGCGTCACGCCGCCGGCAAGATGAGTGCCCAGGAGGCCGACTTCATTCCTGAGTCCGAGTGGCCCAAGGTATTCCGCGCCGCCCGTGTCTGGCTGGCGATCTACGCGGTGGTCATCGGCACCGCGCTGTACCTGCACAGCTGGTTGCCGCTGATGCTGATCGGTTTGCCGAGCATCTACGGTGCCTGGCTCGGCTACCTGTTCGGCCTGACCCAACACGTGGGCCTCGCCGAAGATGTGCTCGACCACCGCAGCAATTGCCGCACCATCTACATGAACCCTGTGCTGCGCTTTATCTACATGGACATGAACTACCACCTCGAACACCACATGTACCCGATGGTGCCGTACCACGCCCTCGAGCAACTGCACGCAGAGATCCGCGGTGACTGCCCGCCGCCGTACGCCAACCTTTTCGAGGCCTACAAGGAAATCCTGCCGACGATCTGGAAGCAACGCAGCGACCCCACCTACTTCATCCAACGCCCGATTCCCGGCGCGCCTGTTGTAGTGAGCGAGCTTGCTCGCGCTGGGCTGCGAAGCAGCCCCAATGACGCCCCCGCGTTTTTTCAGACAAATCCCGATAGCTGATCCTGGGGCCGCTTCGCAGCTCTGCGCGAGCAAGCGCGCTCACTACAACAAGCTCGTTCACCACGAGGAACTACCATGAACGATCAATGGATCGACGTCTGCGCCGTGGGCGAAATTGACGAAGAAGACGTGCTGCGCTTCGACCATGGCGCACACACCTACGCGGTGTATCGCTC
Proteins encoded in this region:
- a CDS encoding LacI family DNA-binding transcriptional regulator — encoded protein: MNNHKRPTIATVAAQAGLSVATVDRVLNARAPVNPDTAEQVFQAAEAVGYFAARLIGQRIRERRPTYRFGILLLATAQAFYATLAQSIAEAAQQHAGANLTCQFEYIVERTPSVIAAQIEQLAVQCDGLAVVSFAHPLINATLAQIRAAGVPVVALLSDIHEQALEPYVGQDNHVVGRTMGWLLARTCGARKGSVGILLGGHRFLGHQARVEGLHSYLAEHAPGLKPLEPLINLDNCDITEEATLDLITRHTDLRGLCVVGGGGDGIISALAQLPKRPALCCILQESTELSRQALRQGLIDVAMDSQPKLTATALVQLMVELQTAEAFDPVRHRVHIPPQIVTSENICT
- a CDS encoding fatty acid desaturase family protein, producing MPEHTAHTARRDYSLTGPEAARAAEKGLVSASWYQSPISRKRMKELMQRRDGPALRDTALWFVALFASGFGGYWFWGSWACVPFFMVYGVLYGTASNPRWHETGHGTAFKTRWMNDVLYQVASFMCIFEPHVWRWSHARHHTDTIVVGRDPEIVEPRPPSFLMMCLSLFNLPLAWKTFSGVARHAAGKMSAQEADFIPESEWPKVFRAARVWLAIYAVVIGTALYLHSWLPLMLIGLPSIYGAWLGYLFGLTQHVGLAEDVLDHRSNCRTIYMNPVLRFIYMDMNYHLEHHMYPMVPYHALEQLHAEIRGDCPPPYANLFEAYKEILPTIWKQRSDPTYFIQRPIPGAPVVVSELARAGLRSSPNDAPAFFQTNPDS